The Paenibacillus sp. genome has a window encoding:
- a CDS encoding peptidoglycan D,D-transpeptidase FtsI family protein — translation MNRLHQDGDAQKNELQRRRQFTFRINVFFFLVFFLFSVLIVKLAVVQFVEGKTLSMQESSQTTRTIHIPPIRGNIYDRNGYPIAYSTSTQSAYYRMEPGQTLEHHKELAGKLADLFAKYGDYGNEPPPTVEEVFEAMDVGYEWNGETKTMMNYRYEPRRVKMGLTQEEIAFLMAHPDQFPGIEVTEESVRHYDANTIAVHLVGYLKSFSSTTNLKAQYLNFYKDEQNTDGYLRTELVGFDGLEFLYQSTLRGKSGERRYPVNSRDQIVGPVTTIPPTKGNNLVLTLDKDVQLTAEQAIMDQLAYMKSATGKYPAMGKNALAGYAVAMEVDTGNVVAMASMPDYDPNVWAGSVMPESVFKRIEPFYQNGTIKTVYPDVPEGENRAKYPSSIVPLGSTLKPLTVLIGLNEGFYGPNDRYRDTGRFYYGRNDSASIGNSEGHAYGNITPADSIRVSSNTFMAAMVGEKLYEKYGGENGGPIDVWDEYMKKFGLGVSTESGLPSEIAGVLDYNSKETRGSVQNAMVMASFGQQARYTTLQLAQYTAMLANRGKRLKPNFVERITDFEGRTVEKIGPVVLNEETYADEHWDVVHSGMRQVTKNSVLSQWFGHLPFEVASKTGTSQQDTAAGKIENSVFVAFAPADNPKLAVAVVVPWGGYGAWGAAPIAAKIFEAYFDYVGFDGKPARTVSGTPADPEAQPAAADAQAEAAAETESETTAQ, via the coding sequence ATGAATCGACTGCACCAAGACGGCGACGCGCAGAAGAACGAGCTGCAGCGACGGCGTCAGTTTACGTTTCGGATTAACGTCTTTTTCTTTCTCGTATTTTTTCTGTTTTCCGTCCTGATCGTGAAGCTGGCCGTCGTTCAATTCGTCGAAGGCAAGACGCTGTCCATGCAGGAGTCTAGCCAAACGACGCGAACGATTCACATTCCGCCGATCCGGGGCAATATTTACGACCGGAACGGGTATCCGATCGCGTATTCGACGTCGACGCAGTCGGCGTATTACCGGATGGAGCCCGGGCAGACGCTGGAGCATCACAAGGAGCTCGCCGGCAAATTGGCGGACTTGTTCGCCAAATACGGCGATTACGGGAATGAACCGCCGCCGACGGTCGAAGAAGTGTTCGAGGCGATGGACGTCGGCTACGAGTGGAACGGCGAAACGAAAACGATGATGAACTACCGTTACGAGCCGCGGCGCGTGAAGATGGGGCTGACGCAGGAAGAGATCGCCTTCTTGATGGCGCACCCCGATCAGTTCCCCGGCATCGAGGTGACGGAGGAAAGCGTCCGCCATTACGACGCCAACACGATCGCGGTCCATCTCGTCGGCTACCTGAAGTCGTTCAGCAGCACGACAAACCTCAAGGCGCAATATTTAAACTTCTACAAAGACGAGCAGAACACGGACGGCTATTTGCGCACGGAGCTCGTCGGCTTCGACGGCCTAGAGTTCCTGTACCAAAGCACGCTCCGAGGCAAAAGCGGGGAGCGACGTTACCCGGTCAACAGCCGGGACCAGATCGTCGGTCCCGTCACGACGATCCCGCCGACCAAAGGGAACAATCTCGTGCTGACGCTGGACAAAGACGTGCAGCTGACGGCGGAGCAGGCGATCATGGATCAGCTCGCTTACATGAAGTCGGCCACCGGGAAATATCCCGCGATGGGCAAAAACGCGCTCGCGGGGTACGCCGTCGCGATGGAGGTCGATACGGGCAACGTCGTCGCCATGGCGTCGATGCCGGATTACGATCCTAACGTCTGGGCCGGTTCGGTAATGCCTGAATCAGTGTTCAAACGAATCGAACCGTTCTACCAGAACGGGACGATCAAGACGGTATACCCGGACGTGCCGGAAGGCGAAAACCGTGCGAAATATCCTTCCTCGATCGTACCGCTCGGCTCGACGTTGAAGCCGCTCACCGTGTTGATCGGGTTGAACGAAGGCTTCTACGGCCCGAACGACCGGTATCGGGATACAGGAAGGTTCTATTACGGCCGGAACGATTCCGCGTCGATCGGCAACTCCGAAGGCCACGCGTACGGCAATATTACGCCGGCGGATTCGATTCGGGTGTCTTCCAACACGTTCATGGCGGCGATGGTCGGCGAGAAGCTGTACGAAAAGTACGGCGGCGAAAACGGCGGGCCGATCGACGTATGGGACGAATACATGAAGAAATTCGGTCTCGGGGTATCGACGGAGAGCGGCCTGCCTTCGGAAATCGCGGGCGTGCTCGACTACAACAGCAAAGAGACGCGGGGCAGCGTTCAGAATGCGATGGTCATGGCGTCGTTCGGGCAGCAAGCCCGCTACACGACGCTGCAGCTCGCGCAATATACCGCGATGCTGGCGAACCGCGGGAAGCGGCTCAAGCCGAATTTCGTCGAGCGGATTACCGACTTCGAAGGCCGCACGGTCGAGAAGATCGGTCCGGTCGTGCTCAACGAAGAGACGTACGCCGACGAGCATTGGGACGTCGTGCACAGCGGCATGCGGCAAGTCACGAAAAACAGCGTGCTTAGCCAATGGTTCGGCCATCTGCCGTTCGAAGTCGCATCCAAAACGGGTACCTCGCAGCAGGACACGGCAGCGGGCAAGATCGAGAACTCCGTATTCGTCGCGTTCGCTCCTGCCGACAACCCGAAGCTCGCCGTCGCGGTCGTCGTGCCGTGGGGCGGTTACGGCGCATGGGGCGCCGCGCCGATCGCGGCGAAAATTTTCGAAGCGTATTTCGATTACGTAGGCTTCGACGGCAAGCCGGCGCGGACCGTCTCCGGAACGCCGGCGGACCCGGAAGCTCAGCCGGCTGCGGCAGACGCGCAGGCCGAGGCGGCAGCGGAAACGGAATCGGAAACGACTGCACAATAA
- a CDS encoding metal ABC transporter solute-binding protein, Zn/Mn family: MGKTERSRAATWRKSMLAAGIALLAAAGIAGCGAERTAGDADGKVRVTTTIGQITDLVERIGGEHVEVAGIMPSGVDPHLYKATQGDIAKFERADIIFYNGLHLEGKMTEVFEEMAELKPTIPVAEAVDPAMLIPVSENGAQGYDPHIWFDVKLWMQAAEQVRDELAKLDPERAASYEANAEAYLKELEALDAYVREQVATIPERQRVLVTAHDAFGYFGKAYGIEVRGLQGISTAAEAGSKDVTDLRDYLIERGIKAVFVESSVSSRAITAVIEGAKKLGHDIREGGMLYSDAMGEAGTEEGTYVGMVRHNVDTIVAALK; this comes from the coding sequence ATGGGGAAAACCGAAAGATCGCGCGCGGCGACGTGGAGGAAGTCGATGCTCGCGGCGGGGATCGCTCTGCTGGCCGCAGCTGGCATCGCCGGCTGCGGAGCGGAACGAACGGCAGGCGATGCGGACGGCAAAGTGCGGGTCACGACGACGATCGGGCAAATTACCGACTTGGTCGAACGAATCGGCGGGGAGCATGTCGAGGTGGCGGGCATTATGCCTTCCGGCGTCGATCCGCATTTGTATAAAGCGACGCAGGGCGATATCGCGAAATTCGAGCGGGCGGACATTATTTTCTACAACGGACTTCATCTCGAAGGCAAAATGACGGAAGTGTTCGAGGAGATGGCGGAGCTGAAGCCGACGATTCCCGTCGCCGAGGCGGTCGACCCGGCCATGCTCATCCCGGTGTCGGAGAACGGCGCGCAGGGTTACGATCCGCACATTTGGTTCGACGTCAAGCTGTGGATGCAGGCTGCGGAGCAGGTGCGGGACGAACTCGCGAAGCTGGATCCGGAACGCGCCGCGAGCTACGAGGCGAACGCGGAGGCATATTTGAAGGAGCTCGAAGCGCTGGACGCGTACGTGCGGGAGCAAGTCGCAACGATTCCCGAGCGGCAGCGGGTGCTCGTCACGGCGCACGACGCGTTCGGGTATTTCGGCAAGGCGTACGGCATCGAGGTGCGCGGGCTCCAAGGCATCAGCACCGCGGCGGAGGCGGGCAGCAAGGACGTGACCGATTTGCGGGATTATTTGATCGAACGCGGGATTAAGGCGGTGTTCGTCGAATCGAGCGTGTCGTCGCGGGCGATCACGGCCGTCATCGAAGGGGCGAAGAAGCTCGGCCACGACATTCGGGAAGGCGGCATGCTGTATTCCGACGCGATGGGCGAAGCGGGCACCGAAGAAGGGACGTACGTCGGCATGGTGCGGCACAACGTCGATACGATCGTAGCCGCGTTAAAATGA
- a CDS encoding metal ABC transporter ATP-binding protein, with protein MSGKTAVPLTVQDLTVAYQKKPVLEQATFEVPEGKLIGIVGPNGAGKSTLIKAILGLVPSVSGEVRMYGKPYREQRKLVGYVPQRESVDWDFPTDALDVVTMGTYGRLGWFQRPGAREKAAAMDALAKVGMAEYAGRQISQLSGGQQQRVFLARALAQDAKLYFMDEPFVGVDAATEKAIVTLLGELKREGKTVLVVHHDLSTVAEYFDWVLLLNRTVIDIGPTADVFTAEKLQRVYGGKLATISSDRSVLIGTR; from the coding sequence ATGAGCGGAAAAACGGCGGTCCCGTTGACCGTGCAGGACCTTACGGTAGCATATCAGAAGAAGCCCGTGCTGGAGCAGGCGACGTTCGAGGTGCCGGAAGGGAAGCTGATCGGCATCGTCGGTCCGAACGGGGCGGGCAAGTCGACGCTGATCAAGGCGATCCTCGGGCTCGTGCCGAGCGTCTCCGGCGAGGTGCGCATGTACGGCAAGCCGTACCGGGAGCAGCGGAAGCTCGTCGGCTACGTGCCGCAGCGCGAGTCGGTCGATTGGGATTTCCCGACGGACGCGCTCGACGTCGTGACGATGGGCACGTACGGGCGGCTCGGCTGGTTCCAGCGTCCGGGCGCGCGGGAGAAAGCGGCGGCGATGGACGCGCTCGCCAAGGTCGGCATGGCGGAGTACGCCGGCCGCCAAATTAGCCAGCTGTCCGGCGGGCAGCAGCAGCGGGTGTTCCTCGCGCGGGCGCTTGCGCAGGACGCGAAGCTGTACTTTATGGATGAACCGTTCGTCGGCGTGGACGCCGCGACCGAGAAAGCGATCGTGACGCTGCTCGGGGAGCTGAAGCGGGAAGGCAAGACGGTATTGGTCGTGCATCACGATTTGTCGACGGTCGCGGAGTATTTCGACTGGGTGCTTCTGTTGAACCGTACCGTCATCGATATCGGGCCGACGGCGGACGTATTTACGGCGGAGAAGCTGCAGCGCGTTTACGGCGGGAAGCTGGCGACGATAAGCTCGGACCGATCCGTCCTGATCGGAACGAGGTGA
- a CDS encoding metal ABC transporter permease, with the protein MGIAELLLDPNMQWILLATMLLGMSSGVLGSFAYLRKQSLMGDALSHAALPGVCIAFLLTGTKSLWLFMLGAAAAGAVATFGIGFITRHSRIKTDAALAIVLSAFFGLGIMLLTRIQQSGSGSQAGLDKFLFGQAASMIQSDVYTMAGLAAFLIAVCALFFKQFKLISFDAEFARMIGYKTAALEQFLMLLLVIAVVVGIQAVGVVLMASMLITPAVAARYWTDRLGVMVVLAGAFGALGGAIGTLFSAAANRLPTGPLAVLAVTGVFVVSVLFAPKRGLVAKRLLRARVKRDLEREQSARIGSAKKEVSAS; encoded by the coding sequence ATGGGGATCGCGGAATTGCTGCTCGATCCGAACATGCAGTGGATTTTGCTCGCCACGATGCTGCTCGGCATGAGCAGCGGGGTGCTCGGCAGCTTCGCTTATCTGCGCAAACAGTCGCTCATGGGCGACGCGCTTAGCCATGCGGCGCTCCCAGGCGTCTGCATCGCGTTCCTGCTGACGGGTACGAAGTCGCTCTGGCTGTTCATGCTCGGCGCCGCCGCGGCGGGCGCCGTCGCGACGTTCGGCATCGGCTTCATCACGAGGCACAGCCGGATCAAAACCGACGCGGCGCTCGCGATCGTGCTGTCGGCCTTCTTCGGCCTCGGCATCATGCTGCTGACTCGCATCCAGCAGTCCGGCAGCGGCAGCCAGGCAGGGCTCGACAAATTTTTGTTCGGGCAGGCGGCCTCGATGATTCAATCCGACGTGTACACGATGGCGGGGCTCGCCGCGTTCTTGATCGCGGTTTGCGCGCTGTTCTTCAAGCAGTTCAAGCTGATCAGCTTCGACGCCGAATTCGCGCGGATGATCGGCTACAAGACGGCGGCGCTGGAACAATTTTTGATGCTGCTGCTCGTCATCGCCGTCGTCGTCGGCATTCAAGCGGTCGGCGTCGTGCTGATGGCGTCGATGCTCATCACGCCCGCCGTAGCCGCGCGCTATTGGACCGACCGGCTCGGCGTCATGGTCGTCTTGGCGGGCGCCTTCGGGGCGCTCGGCGGGGCGATCGGCACGCTGTTCAGCGCGGCGGCGAACCGGCTGCCGACCGGTCCGCTCGCCGTGCTCGCGGTGACGGGAGTGTTCGTCGTTTCGGTGCTGTTCGCGCCGAAGCGCGGCCTTGTCGCGAAGCGGCTGCTGCGGGCGCGGGTGAAGCGCGACCTCGAGCGAGAGCAAAGCGCGCGGATCGGCTCGGCGAAGAAGGAGGTGTCCGCGTCGTGA
- a CDS encoding metal ABC transporter permease, which yields MSTNEIVILATGLLASTACALVGCFLLLRNMAMIGDAISHAVLPGIVIAFLMTGSRDSLWMLAAASVVGLLAVFLIQWFHRQGVQSDASIGVIFTAMFSVGVVLVSLYADRVDLDLDCVLFGEINYAPWTKLELFGADIGPKSLWALGLALLLSAGVIGAFYKQFKLCAFDPAMAAAVGIPAALFHYALMGLVSVTTVASFESVGAILVLGMLVIPPASAYLMTERLSVMIAYSIGYGAVSVLLGYAAAAWLESSITGATVAVSGVLFAITLLFSPRHGVVRRALRLRGGARTSE from the coding sequence GTGAGCACGAACGAAATCGTTATTTTGGCGACCGGCCTGCTCGCTTCCACCGCCTGCGCGCTCGTCGGCTGCTTCCTGCTGCTGCGGAACATGGCGATGATCGGGGACGCCATTTCGCACGCGGTGCTGCCCGGCATCGTCATTGCGTTCCTGATGACCGGCTCCCGCGATTCGCTCTGGATGCTGGCGGCGGCGTCGGTCGTCGGCTTGCTCGCGGTGTTTCTGATCCAATGGTTTCACCGGCAAGGCGTGCAGTCGGACGCGTCGATCGGCGTCATTTTCACCGCGATGTTTTCCGTCGGCGTCGTCCTCGTCAGCCTGTACGCCGACCGGGTCGACCTCGATCTCGACTGCGTCCTGTTCGGCGAAATCAACTATGCGCCCTGGACGAAGCTGGAGCTGTTCGGCGCGGACATCGGCCCGAAGTCGCTCTGGGCGCTCGGCCTCGCGCTGCTTCTGAGCGCCGGCGTCATCGGCGCGTTCTACAAACAGTTCAAGCTGTGCGCGTTCGACCCGGCGATGGCGGCCGCCGTCGGCATCCCCGCGGCGCTGTTCCATTACGCGCTGATGGGGCTCGTCAGCGTCACGACGGTTGCCTCCTTCGAAAGCGTCGGCGCCATCCTCGTGCTCGGCATGCTCGTCATCCCGCCGGCCAGCGCGTACTTGATGACGGAACGGCTGTCCGTCATGATCGCGTACAGCATCGGCTACGGCGCCGTCAGCGTGCTGCTCGGCTACGCGGCGGCCGCCTGGCTGGAGTCGTCCATCACGGGCGCGACGGTCGCCGTATCGGGCGTCCTATTCGCGATTACGCTGCTGTTCTCGCCGCGCCACGGCGTCGTCCGCCGGGCGCTGCGGCTCCGAGGCGGCGCGCGGACGTCCGAATAA
- a CDS encoding sensor histidine kinase, giving the protein MYDKLTIALEMALISTIPQAFACLFFTLTFWGYRVPGLFRRLTTFSLLTAVSFAGLMMLPESLRPLSFVSHFLLVAIVLRDRSWRERLTILATLVVLYHIIEITAAVTAIWVGTAEMEGLAADPRSVVPYLLFYNAILAAAASSMRYVRVSPGRSIHQFLSLKQNRLLTGLAALFVANVVFSTTLVYYVLDSNPLAAGLALVLMSFISILILFFTIRSISLVKNQAILTTQETYIEEINNLFTTIRGQRHDFLNHVQVIQAFVRKGKTEELERYVSELVGEIVEINDLIQIGHPALAALIKSKLVYALDRKISLRYSFEGMERIGRGIASVDYVKIAGNLLDNALDEVLRCPPEDRWVEIEGWTDDENFYLTVSNPAYSVTEEQKVNMFTPGYTTKTDGKHSGIGLSIVKERVGFYQGELDVESEPDHVLSFRVRLPLRLPSISS; this is encoded by the coding sequence ATGTACGATAAATTAACCATTGCCTTAGAAATGGCCTTGATATCCACAATCCCCCAGGCTTTCGCCTGTCTCTTTTTTACGTTGACGTTCTGGGGCTACCGCGTTCCCGGCCTCTTTCGCCGGTTGACGACGTTCTCCCTGCTTACCGCGGTATCCTTCGCCGGTCTGATGATGCTGCCGGAATCGCTCCGGCCGCTTAGCTTCGTCAGCCATTTTCTGCTCGTCGCGATCGTGCTGCGGGATCGCAGCTGGCGGGAACGCCTGACGATCTTGGCAACGCTGGTGGTGCTGTATCACATCATCGAAATTACCGCCGCGGTCACGGCCATTTGGGTCGGCACCGCGGAGATGGAAGGGCTGGCGGCGGATCCGCGCAGCGTCGTCCCTTACTTGCTGTTTTACAACGCGATTCTCGCGGCGGCCGCCTCGAGCATGCGGTATGTCCGCGTTTCGCCGGGACGCTCCATCCATCAGTTCCTGAGCCTGAAGCAGAACCGGCTGCTGACCGGACTGGCGGCGCTCTTCGTGGCGAACGTCGTATTCTCGACGACGCTCGTCTATTACGTCCTTGACAGCAATCCGCTCGCCGCGGGACTCGCGCTCGTCTTGATGTCGTTCATCAGCATTTTGATTTTATTTTTCACGATTCGCTCGATTTCGCTCGTGAAAAACCAAGCGATTCTGACGACGCAAGAGACGTACATCGAAGAAATCAACAATCTGTTCACGACGATTCGCGGTCAGCGGCACGACTTCCTCAACCATGTGCAGGTCATTCAAGCGTTCGTCCGCAAAGGCAAAACGGAGGAGCTCGAACGGTACGTCTCCGAGCTCGTCGGCGAAATCGTGGAAATCAACGATTTGATCCAAATCGGTCACCCGGCGCTGGCGGCGCTGATCAAATCGAAGCTCGTGTACGCGCTGGATCGGAAAATCAGCCTGCGATATTCGTTCGAAGGGATGGAGAGGATCGGCCGCGGCATCGCTTCCGTCGATTACGTGAAAATCGCCGGCAACTTGCTCGACAACGCGCTGGACGAGGTGCTGCGATGCCCGCCGGAAGACCGATGGGTCGAAATCGAGGGCTGGACGGACGACGAAAACTTTTACCTGACCGTTTCGAACCCTGCGTATTCGGTGACGGAGGAGCAAAAGGTCAACATGTTCACGCCCGGCTACACGACGAAAACGGACGGCAAACACTCGGGGATCGGCCTCTCGATCGTCAAGGAACGCGTCGGGTTTTACCAAGGCGAGCTGGACGTCGAATCCGAGCCGGACCACGTCCTTTCCTTCCGCGTCCGCCTGCCGCTTCGCCTCCCGTCGATCTCCTCGTAA
- a CDS encoding Cof-type HAD-IIB family hydrolase produces MGKPYKLLALDMDGTLLNEKSEISAENERWIRAAIDAGVTVCFATGRGYASALPYAEQLGLTSPMVLVNGGEVWTSPAELRTRRTMKASDVAALRELALRYDTWYWAYSVERVYNKTDWIEDVHSTEWLKFGYYSEDEAARAGVTEGIRAIGAFETTNSHPYNLELNPPGVSKASGLREVCALLGIGMDEIVACGDSLNDAAMIVEAGLGVAMGNAQEEVKRIADAVTLTNEEDGVAHVIRTYLL; encoded by the coding sequence ATGGGGAAGCCGTATAAGTTGTTGGCGTTAGATATGGACGGCACATTGCTGAACGAGAAAAGCGAAATATCCGCGGAAAACGAGCGGTGGATCCGCGCCGCGATCGACGCCGGCGTCACGGTTTGCTTCGCCACGGGGCGGGGCTATGCCAGCGCGCTGCCGTACGCGGAGCAGCTCGGATTAACGTCGCCGATGGTGCTCGTGAACGGCGGCGAAGTGTGGACGTCGCCGGCGGAGCTGCGGACGCGCAGGACGATGAAGGCGTCCGACGTCGCCGCGCTGCGGGAGCTGGCGCTGCGCTACGATACGTGGTATTGGGCGTACAGCGTCGAGCGAGTGTACAATAAAACCGACTGGATCGAAGACGTCCACTCGACGGAATGGCTGAAATTCGGTTATTACTCCGAGGACGAAGCCGCGCGGGCGGGCGTAACGGAGGGCATTCGCGCCATCGGCGCGTTCGAGACGACGAACTCCCACCCGTACAACCTGGAACTGAACCCGCCCGGCGTGTCGAAGGCGTCCGGCCTTCGGGAGGTGTGCGCGCTGCTCGGCATCGGCATGGACGAGATCGTCGCTTGCGGGGATAGCTTGAACGACGCGGCGATGATCGTCGAAGCGGGGCTCGGCGTCGCGATGGGGAACGCGCAGGAGGAAGTGAAGCGGATCGCCGACGCGGTGACGCTCACGAACGAAGAAGACGGGGTCGCGCACGTCATACGCACGTATTTGCTGTAA
- a CDS encoding DUF456 domain-containing protein, which produces MDILGWTLVVALFAVGMAGAVYPVLPGALAVYAGFFVYGFFFGWDAFGLWFWTVQTLIVAALFAADYAVGALGVKKFGGSRASVIGSTIGLIVGPFVIPAFGLLIGPFVGAALGELAVGAKPMPALKVGLGALVGLFSSMVVKVALQLVMIVIFVLWIV; this is translated from the coding sequence ATGGACATCCTCGGTTGGACGCTCGTCGTCGCTTTGTTCGCGGTCGGGATGGCCGGCGCGGTGTACCCGGTCCTTCCGGGGGCGCTGGCCGTTTACGCCGGGTTTTTCGTCTACGGATTTTTCTTCGGCTGGGACGCGTTCGGGCTTTGGTTTTGGACGGTGCAGACGTTGATCGTGGCGGCGCTGTTCGCGGCCGATTACGCCGTCGGCGCGCTCGGGGTCAAGAAATTCGGCGGCAGCCGGGCCTCCGTGATCGGGAGCACGATCGGGCTGATCGTCGGACCGTTCGTCATTCCGGCGTTCGGGCTCTTGATCGGCCCGTTCGTCGGCGCGGCGCTCGGGGAGCTCGCGGTCGGCGCGAAGCCGATGCCGGCGCTCAAAGTCGGGCTCGGCGCGCTGGTCGGCTTGTTTTCGAGCATGGTCGTCAAGGTCGCGCTGCAGCTCGTGATGATCGTCATCTTCGTGCTTTGGATCGTGTAA
- a CDS encoding polysaccharide biosynthesis protein, with amino-acid sequence MKGTLILAGAALVARVLGVVQRIPLQRLLDDAGMATYVTSYNVYMWLLVLATAGFPSAIAKLVSEKYAIGRPDEGEAIRRAALRYSLAAGVCATALVYALAPALAALNEDPNATLAIRALAPALLLFPWIAVERGYFHGRQRMGANGLSQVWEQMFRVVTSIVFAYALLELGFGLAWAAAGASFGGVLGAVAAAVVMLVYGAKLRREEAAPARAAAAGGGSDAVAVPMTATLTPEGGVSANAAATADVSSFRAIFRAILKLSIPVSVTALAVPTVYLIDSLVTKPMLTPAFGADLAQEMQGWLTGRAQALAGIPVIFAIALSQSILPIISSAFIRGEREEVERQTGLALRMTLLSGVPVACVLAVSSFSLNTFVFKDAEGSWVIAAMVATVLFQVVMMTSGSILLGLGKPALPMRHIALGVALKLVLSLALAPLFGIYGIVAGTAACFALTMALNLRALRGLVAYSVFGGRVAPFAVTAAAQAAVGAAIGWASYEYVHPFGVTFWDAFVQTALTAGAAAALYPALLLRTGAFKAEDAAALPPKARRLWERAEPTLRRLRLVR; translated from the coding sequence CTGAAGGGTACATTGATTTTGGCCGGGGCGGCGCTCGTCGCGAGGGTGCTCGGCGTCGTGCAGCGCATCCCGCTGCAGCGGCTGCTGGACGACGCGGGGATGGCGACGTACGTCACCTCTTACAACGTATACATGTGGCTGCTGGTGCTCGCGACGGCCGGCTTCCCGAGCGCGATCGCGAAGCTCGTATCCGAGAAATACGCGATCGGGCGCCCCGACGAAGGAGAGGCGATCCGGCGCGCCGCGCTGCGCTATTCGCTCGCCGCCGGCGTCTGCGCGACGGCGCTCGTGTACGCGCTGGCGCCGGCGCTCGCCGCGCTCAACGAGGACCCGAACGCGACGCTGGCGATTCGCGCGCTCGCGCCTGCGCTGCTGCTGTTCCCGTGGATCGCGGTCGAACGCGGCTACTTCCACGGGCGCCAGCGGATGGGCGCGAACGGGCTGTCGCAGGTGTGGGAGCAAATGTTCCGCGTCGTCACTTCGATCGTCTTCGCGTACGCGCTGCTCGAGCTCGGCTTCGGGCTCGCGTGGGCGGCGGCCGGCGCGTCGTTCGGCGGCGTGCTCGGCGCCGTCGCGGCGGCGGTCGTCATGCTCGTCTACGGCGCGAAGCTGCGCCGCGAGGAAGCCGCGCCCGCGCGGGCGGCGGCGGCCGGCGGCGGCTCGGACGCCGTCGCCGTGCCGATGACGGCGACGCTGACGCCGGAAGGCGGCGTATCTGCGAACGCGGCCGCCACGGCGGACGTGTCGTCGTTCCGCGCGATTTTCCGCGCGATCCTGAAGCTGTCGATCCCGGTGTCGGTGACGGCGCTCGCGGTGCCGACCGTCTACCTGATCGACTCGCTGGTGACGAAGCCGATGCTGACGCCCGCGTTCGGCGCGGACCTCGCCCAAGAGATGCAGGGCTGGCTGACGGGGCGGGCGCAAGCGCTGGCTGGCATCCCGGTCATTTTCGCCATCGCGCTCAGCCAGTCGATTTTGCCGATCATTTCGAGCGCGTTCATTCGAGGGGAGCGGGAGGAGGTCGAGCGGCAGACGGGGCTGGCGCTCCGGATGACGCTGCTGTCCGGCGTGCCGGTCGCGTGCGTGCTGGCGGTGTCGTCCTTCTCGCTGAACACGTTCGTCTTCAAAGACGCGGAAGGCTCGTGGGTCATCGCGGCGATGGTCGCGACCGTCCTGTTCCAGGTCGTCATGATGACGTCCGGCTCGATCCTGCTCGGCCTCGGCAAACCCGCGCTGCCGATGCGCCATATCGCGCTCGGCGTCGCGCTGAAGCTCGTCCTGTCCCTCGCGCTGGCGCCGCTGTTCGGCATCTACGGCATCGTCGCGGGAACGGCGGCCTGCTTCGCGCTCACGATGGCGCTTAATTTGCGCGCGCTGCGGGGGCTGGTCGCCTACTCCGTGTTCGGCGGCCGGGTGGCGCCGTTCGCCGTCACCGCGGCCGCTCAGGCCGCCGTCGGCGCGGCGATCGGCTGGGCGTCGTACGAATACGTTCACCCGTTCGGTGTAACGTTCTGGGACGCGTTCGTCCAGACGGCGTTGACGGCGGGCGCCGCGGCGGCGCTGTACCCGGCGCTGCTGCTGCGCACGGGCGCGTTCAAGGCGGAGGACGCCGCCGCGCTGCCTCCGAAGGCGCGCCGCTTGTGGGAGCGCGCCGAGCCGACGCTGCGGCGGCTGCGCCTCGTCCGCTAG